Genomic segment of Bacteroidota bacterium:
TTCACCATTAAGCATATCGGTTAGCATTGGTGGCATTTTCTCTTTCATATAATCATTAGAAACACCAATATCTTTTGCTCCAAGTAACTTAAATACTGAACCAGCGGCAACAGTAGCCATATAACTGCCAACCTGGTCAAGCCATTTTGCATCGCCTTTTTCAGGAATACCATAACTGATAAATGTAAGTCGTGGTGCACACAATGCAATTAAGTCATGCGAATCAACCGGCAGATCGCAACCAGTCTTCTTTCCAAATGATGATTCATCTGTTCCATATTTTAAGTAATTGCCGGCCATCCAATGATACTCGCCACTGCCGGTAAGGCTTTCCACTGCTTCTCCAAATACCCGACGATGAAGTGTGGCGCCACCTTTACCTGATGAACCGATCAATCCAATTGCGAAACGTTGTTCAAATGCCAGTGTTACTAATGCAGCTTTGCCATAACGAGATACTCCTTCGATGCCTACTTGTTTTGCATTTACTAATGTATCTGTTTCTAAATAATCCAATCCTCTTGCTGCGCCCCATGCCCATGCCCGAAGTGATCCCCAATCGTCTGGCTTACGAGGCTGCCCTTTATTTGCTAAACCAATAATTCCTCTTGTAAGACCTGCTCCATTATCAGCTTGTATGCTGTTTGTTTCAATGGTTACATAACCCCAACCTGCAGCCAGTAATCTTTCCTGTGGAGTTAGTTCTTCGTCAGGTTTTGGAGGAGCAAAAAAATTAGGTGCTGGAAGTCTTGTGATCGGTTGATATGCTGGATATTTTTCAAAAATTGTTTTCAGGCTCGGATCATTTTTTATCATCAACTCTTTGAATGCCGCATTAAGTTTTTCCATTTCATCAGGCGCAGGTTGTGCCGGAGCCGGGAATGAAGGACGACCGCTAAACATCATTAACACAGGAACCGGGCCTTTCACATTTGCAGGTACCACCAACATCATATTAATATCAACGTTTATCAACGGATATTCACTGTTGTCAACATGCCCTACGAGCATTTTAGCAATTACAGGAATACGATTAACGATCTCTCTGTCAACCACCTTTACTGTCCATGTAACTTTCGGAATATTTTTTGGAAGACGACCATAAACTTCTTTTTCCAGATCTTCTATCAACTCAGGCCGGCGTTGATTCCACCAGGCATCTGCTGTTGTTACTTTATTGCCATTTTTTGTTGTTAACACATCTGGTAGTTGTGGACATGGATTTGCAATTGATTCATCATAATTAGCATGATTGGGAGCAGACTCATTACCACTTGGGCCTGGTCTTAATTTTTTTATACCCAACTGCTGTTTCATGTTATCATGATCCTGCTGAGCTGTGAATGTTGTGAGCTTTGGGTATTTCGTGCTGTCAATCTTTGTCATTTGCGCTGTTGATGCATACGCAAGACATAATGCCAGGAAAAAAAATGAGTTCTTTTTCATTTTTATTTATTGTTTGTTATTTATCAGTTCTGAATGGCGAAGCAGGTAAACCTTCTTTGTTATACAAATTCGGATTCACGGGATTATCCGCCCATGCATAACGGACATACATTGGACTCGCAACATTATCATTCCATACAACAATTTTATCTCCATCAATTTTTGCTTTTGCCCAGACAAATTTTTTATCTGCACCGGCAATCGCAAACTCGCTTAATTCTTCACCGTCATTTGTAATTAATCCACTTCCAACATTACTGAAACTGATCGTTATTTTATTTCCTTCAATGGTTGCAGATTGATAGATTGGACCTGAATAAACAATGGTTTCACCGTATGCAATTTTTTCTGCGGCAAGCGCCAGCCTGTCTCCGACAGCTTTTTTATTATCAGGATGAATGTCATTCCATTCACCAACATCAATGGCGACAGCCATTGCCGTATTTGGAACGGATAGTGATTTTAATTGAGCTTCTCTTAAGCCAGCCCATTGGCTTTCTGATGGCAGGTAATTATAATCCATAAATCCCGGAAGCTGCACGAATAAAAACGGAGCACCTGGTTGTTTCCATTTATTTCGCCAATCTATAATCTGTGCAGGCTGGAGTTTTGCATATTCATCAGCTCTGCCTGAATTACTTTCACCCTGATACCATAGAAATCCTTTGACGGAATAGTTTGTCAATGGGGCCACCATTGCGTTGTATAATGCGGCTGGTTGATTTTGAGCACTGATGCCACCCCCTCCGCCACCAAATCCGCCACTAGGTATGAATACTTCACCAACCTTATATTGCCAGTAGCCTTTCAGATCAATAGTATCATTACCTGCAAACAAGCAATAAGGTTTATCAGGAACAAAGCCTCCCTTGCCGTTATTGTTGGTTACTTTAACCACCAAAATATTCTTACCAGTCTTTAACAAATCTGCAGGTACATTATATCTTCTTTGCGGATACATATATGTTGTATTGCCTACCTGCTTTCCATTGATATATAAAATATCCGCATCAACAATCCTTCCTAAAAAAACTTTAGCCGCTTTGCCAGTCATAGATGCAGGTATATTGACTTCTTTTCTGTACCAAACAACTCCATTCAGGTCTTTGATACCCTGGTCTTCCCAATAACCAGGTACAGAGATCGTTTTCCAGTTTTTAGGAACATATGAAATATCATACCATGTTTTCGGCCCTGTTAATCCTTTATCCTGCGGGGGCGGAGCTTGCCTGTTTGTATTATTGGCAAATGATCTTCTGCTTAATCCATTTATATAGGCAGTGTCTTTATTTTTTTGAATGGTACTGATCAAAGCAGGAAAATCTTTTAATCCCTCCTCACTTGTCCATGCTTCAATAGGAGTGCCCCCGACACTTGCATTAATTAAACCAATGGGCACATGATATTTTTCATAGATCTTTAATGCAAAAAAATAAGCGATAGCAGAAAATGGTCTTACATCTTCTGGGTTGGCCCATTTCCAATAACCAGTTGGAAGATCTTCCTGGGGACCTTGCAGGTTGGTGATTGTAGGTATCCAAAAATGTCTTATCTGCGGATAATTTGCTTCAGAAATATCCTTTGCATAAGTCACATCATGAATATTCATTTGATGCACCATATTGGATTGGCCACTACAAAACCATACATCACCAATCAGAATTTCTTTCAAGGTAATTTTATTCTTTCCGGTAATATCCATTGTGTAAGGCCCTCCTGCTTTCATAGGAGAAAGAATCACCAACCAATTACCGGCTGCATCTGCTTTTGTTTTATAAGTTTTGTTATTAAACTTTATCGAAATCTTTTCATCTTTTGATGCCCATCCCCAGATCTTTATGTTGGCATCTCTTTGCAAGATCATACTATCTCTTACAAGACGTGGTAATTGTATCTGTCCATTGGCAAAAGACAGAATCAATGAAGCCGTTATTGTGTATAAAATCTTTTTCATTTTAATTTCTCCATTGAAAAGCGAAATACTCACATTGTTCTTTTCCTGTATTCAATAAAGCATGCGGTATCAGTGATGGAAGAAATACCACATCACCTGGCGCTGCAGGAATTAGTTTTCCATCGATATGCATAGTTACATTACCACGTAAGATCAAAACAATTTCTTCCTGCACATGTGTATGTGGTGCATGACTAACAGAATCTGC
This window contains:
- a CDS encoding sialate O-acetylesterase — encoded protein: MKKILYTITASLILSFANGQIQLPRLVRDSMILQRDANIKIWGWASKDEKISIKFNNKTYKTKADAAGNWLVILSPMKAGGPYTMDITGKNKITLKEILIGDVWFCSGQSNMVHQMNIHDVTYAKDISEANYPQIRHFWIPTITNLQGPQEDLPTGYWKWANPEDVRPFSAIAYFFALKIYEKYHVPIGLINASVGGTPIEAWTSEEGLKDFPALISTIQKNKDTAYINGLSRRSFANNTNRQAPPPQDKGLTGPKTWYDISYVPKNWKTISVPGYWEDQGIKDLNGVVWYRKEVNIPASMTGKAAKVFLGRIVDADILYINGKQVGNTTYMYPQRRYNVPADLLKTGKNILVVKVTNNNGKGGFVPDKPYCLFAGNDTIDLKGYWQYKVGEVFIPSGGFGGGGGGISAQNQPAALYNAMVAPLTNYSVKGFLWYQGESNSGRADEYAKLQPAQIIDWRNKWKQPGAPFLFVQLPGFMDYNYLPSESQWAGLREAQLKSLSVPNTAMAVAIDVGEWNDIHPDNKKAVGDRLALAAEKIAYGETIVYSGPIYQSATIEGNKITISFSNVGSGLITNDGEELSEFAIAGADKKFVWAKAKIDGDKIVVWNDNVASPMYVRYAWADNPVNPNLYNKEGLPASPFRTDK
- a CDS encoding acetylxylan esterase; the encoded protein is MKKNSFFFLALCLAYASTAQMTKIDSTKYPKLTTFTAQQDHDNMKQQLGIKKLRPGPSGNESAPNHANYDESIANPCPQLPDVLTTKNGNKVTTADAWWNQRRPELIEDLEKEVYGRLPKNIPKVTWTVKVVDREIVNRIPVIAKMLVGHVDNSEYPLINVDINMMLVVPANVKGPVPVLMMFSGRPSFPAPAQPAPDEMEKLNAAFKELMIKNDPSLKTIFEKYPAYQPITRLPAPNFFAPPKPDEELTPQERLLAAGWGYVTIETNSIQADNGAGLTRGIIGLANKGQPRKPDDWGSLRAWAWGAARGLDYLETDTLVNAKQVGIEGVSRYGKAALVTLAFEQRFAIGLIGSSGKGGATLHRRVFGEAVESLTGSGEYHWMAGNYLKYGTDESSFGKKTGCDLPVDSHDLIALCAPRLTFISYGIPEKGDAKWLDQVGSYMATVAAGSVFKLLGAKDIGVSNDYMKEKMPPMLTDMLNGELAWRQHDGGHTDAPNFKFFIPWANKFLKYERSQF